The Myxococcales bacterium nucleotide sequence GTCGCCGATGTAGAGATCGCCGGTGGCGCGATCGAACGACCACCGGAACGGGTTGCGCACGCCCTTGTGCCAGATCTCGGGGCGCGGATCGGTCGCGCCGTCGACGCTGCCCGCGTGGGGGTTGTCGGTGGGGATGCCGTAGGCCTTGGCGCCGGTGCGGGTGTCGACGTCGATGCGCAGGATCTTGCCGAGCAGCGCGGCGTCGTCCTGGGCGCGATCCTGCGGATCGCCGCCGGAGCCGCCGTCACCCATGCCGATGTAGAGCTTGCCGTCGTTGCCGAACTCGAGCCAGCCGCCGTTGTGGTTGGCGTAGGGCTGGGGGATGACCAGCACGTCGCGGCGGGTCGCGACCGGCGCGGTGTCGTCGCCCGGGGCCGTGGTGAACTCGGCGATCACCGTGGCGCCGTCGGGCTTGCGGGTGAAGTTGACGTAGAACCTCCCGTTGCTGCCGAACTGCGGGTGGAACGCGAGGCCGAGCAGCCCCTGCTCGCCGCCGAAGCGCACCGGGCCGGCGGTGCCCGAGAGATCGAGGTAGGGCGCGGTGACCAGGGCGCCGTCCTTGATGAGCCGGATCGCGCCGGGCTGCTCGACCACGAACACGCGGCCGTCGTTGACGGGGCCGGTGAGCGCGACCGGCTGGTCGAGGCCGGTCGCGACCGGCGCCAGCGCGACGGTCGTGCCGGCGCGCGGGGTGCAGCCGAAGGTCGCGGCGTCGACGCTGGGGCCGTCGAGCCCGCCGGCGTCGACGTCGCCGGTGGTGCCGTCGTCGGACGCGGCGTCGATCGGCGGGGACGATCCGCCGCCGCCGCCACAGGCGATGACTCCGGATCCGAGGGTGAG carries:
- a CDS encoding PQQ-dependent sugar dehydrogenase, whose amino-acid sequence is MRRAVLALTLGSGVIACGGGGGSSPPIDAASDDGTTGDVDAGGLDGPSVDAATFGCTPRAGTTVALAPVATGLDQPVALTGPVNDGRVFVVEQPGAIRLIKDGALVTAPYLDLSGTAGPVRFGGEQGLLGLAFHPQFGSNGRFYVNFTRKPDGATVIAEFTTAPGDDTAPVATRRDVLVIPQPYANHNGGWLEFGNDGKLYIGMGDGGSGGDPQDRAQDDAALLGKILRIDVDTRTGAKAYGIPTDNPHAGSVDGATDPRPEIWHKGVRNPFRWSFDRATGDLYIGDVGQNAWEEVDFTPNLPGVNWGWDDREGAHCYEPTSGCLTAGRTDPVTEHAAAANWHSVIGGQVYRGACFPDLVGTYFYGDYSAAELWSFRIMNGAAQNDQRVLQSVGAITHVHSDGVGELYVVTHDGRVRRVVVP